In one Populus nigra chromosome 12, ddPopNigr1.1, whole genome shotgun sequence genomic region, the following are encoded:
- the LOC133669295 gene encoding uncharacterized protein LOC133669295 isoform X1: MIGAARAPALGGLKGSLAPFLISNNSPLPRINRTLSYPNNKNIKHFLFKPPLTSSSLMETLGGAFVSAAGVSTLPFDNGGNTNVFALSPCLLKINKGDITKWSVDGSSDAIVNPANERMLGGGGADGAIHRAAGPQLRDACYTVPEVRPGVRCPTGEARITPGFNLPAFRVIHTVGPIYDVDGNPEASLRNAYRNSLTLAKDNNIKYIAFPAISCGVYGYPYEEAAKVAISTAKEFADDLKEVHFVLFSDEIYNVWLEKAKELLQ, from the exons ATGATTGGGGCGGCCAGAGCACCCGCACTAGGAGGACTTAAAGGAAGTCTAGCACCATTCCTCATTTCTAACAACTCTCCACTACCTCGTATTAACAGGACTCTCTCCTACCCTAATAACAAGAACATAAAGCATTTCCTCTTCAAACCTCCCTTGACATCATCATCTCTGATGGAGACCTTAGGTGGTGCTTTTGTTTCTGCAGCTGGGGTTTCTACCTTGCCATTTGATAATGGAGGAAACACCAATGTTTTTGCCTTGTCTCCTTGTCTTCTCAAAATTAACAAAGGAGACATCACCAAGTGGTCTGTTGATGGCTCCTCTGATGCTATT GTTAATCCAGCGAATGAAAGAATGCTTGGAGGTGGGGGTGCCGATGGAG CCATTCATAGAGCTGCTGGACCGCAACTACGAGATGCATGCTATACTGTCCCTGAAGTCCGACCTGGAGTTCGATGCCCCACCGGAGAAGCAAGAATTACTCC AGGTTTCAATCTGCCTGCATTTCGCGTGATTCACACTGTTGGCCCCATCTATGATGTTGATGGTAACCCTGAAGCCTCACTTAGGAATGCATACAG GAACAGCTTGACTTTGGCTAAAGACAACAACATTAAGTACATTGCATTTCCTGCCATATCTTGTGGTGTTTATGG ttATCCTTATGAGGAAGCTGCCAAAGTGGCTATATCAACAGCTAAAGAATTTGCTGATGACTTGAAAGAG gtgcattttgttttgttctcgGATGAAATTTACAATGTTTGGTTGGAGAAGGCAAAAGAGTTGCTCCAGTag
- the LOC133669295 gene encoding uncharacterized protein LOC133669295 isoform X2, which translates to MIGAARAPALGGLKGSLAPFLISNNSPLPRINRTLSYPNNKNIKHFLFKPPLTSSSLMETLGGAFVSAAGVSTLPFDNGGNTNVFALSPCLLKINKGDITKWSVDGSSDAIVNPANERMLGGGGADGAIHRAAGPQLRDACYTVPEVRPGVRCPTGEARITPGFNLPAFRVIHTVGPIYDVDGNPEASLRNAYRNSLTLAKDNNIKYIAFPAISCGVYGYPYEEAAKVAISTAKEFADDLKEVWIGLYPTYE; encoded by the exons ATGATTGGGGCGGCCAGAGCACCCGCACTAGGAGGACTTAAAGGAAGTCTAGCACCATTCCTCATTTCTAACAACTCTCCACTACCTCGTATTAACAGGACTCTCTCCTACCCTAATAACAAGAACATAAAGCATTTCCTCTTCAAACCTCCCTTGACATCATCATCTCTGATGGAGACCTTAGGTGGTGCTTTTGTTTCTGCAGCTGGGGTTTCTACCTTGCCATTTGATAATGGAGGAAACACCAATGTTTTTGCCTTGTCTCCTTGTCTTCTCAAAATTAACAAAGGAGACATCACCAAGTGGTCTGTTGATGGCTCCTCTGATGCTATT GTTAATCCAGCGAATGAAAGAATGCTTGGAGGTGGGGGTGCCGATGGAG CCATTCATAGAGCTGCTGGACCGCAACTACGAGATGCATGCTATACTGTCCCTGAAGTCCGACCTGGAGTTCGATGCCCCACCGGAGAAGCAAGAATTACTCC AGGTTTCAATCTGCCTGCATTTCGCGTGATTCACACTGTTGGCCCCATCTATGATGTTGATGGTAACCCTGAAGCCTCACTTAGGAATGCATACAG GAACAGCTTGACTTTGGCTAAAGACAACAACATTAAGTACATTGCATTTCCTGCCATATCTTGTGGTGTTTATGG ttATCCTTATGAGGAAGCTGCCAAAGTGGCTATATCAACAGCTAAAGAATTTGCTGATGACTTGAAAGAG GTTTGGATTGGACTATATCCGACCTATGAATAG